A DNA window from Pseudomonas sp. B21-056 contains the following coding sequences:
- the kefC gene encoding glutathione-regulated potassium-efflux system protein KefC has product METHSLIEMLIYLASATLIVPIAVRFGLGPVLGYLLAGCVIGPWGLKLITDVKAILEFAEIGVVLMLFIIGLELDPKRLWALRRMVFGGGVLQMLACGVAIAVFCAALGLNWTAALLVGLTLSLSSTAIAMQAMNERNLTATAVGRSSFAVLLFQDIAAIPLVAMIPLLSAHGETPSGTALALSIVKIVAAISVVILLGRYVTRPLLRFAARSGLREIFSAVALFLVFGFGFLLEEAGLSMAMGAFLAGVLLASSEYRHALESDIEPFKGLLLGLFFIGVGMSIDFGTLINAPLKVATLTLGFILIKLLVIKTVSRFLNVPAGQRSWQAVLLGQGSEFAFVVFGAATLAGILTEQWGKSLTLAVALSMCLTPLLILLLGRLESVTKKNRQESDLVDQQNPRIIIAGFGRFGQIAGRLLMSCGVEVVVLDHDPDNIETLRKFGVKVFYGDATRLDLLHAAGAAQAVVLINAIDDQQDNLTLTRLVQEHFPTLKLIVRARDMGHLITLRQMGVEAAERETFESALSLGRRALMQMGVGPYEARERADQFRRLNLQMLEEIVAQPEDDLKFRHDAYRRANALLTDMFNEDRARPVDRWPEHHRNETDEVRS; this is encoded by the coding sequence ATGGAGACTCACAGCCTGATCGAGATGCTCATCTACCTGGCCTCGGCAACCTTGATCGTGCCGATTGCCGTCAGGTTCGGCCTGGGCCCGGTGCTGGGTTACCTGCTGGCCGGGTGCGTCATCGGCCCGTGGGGGCTGAAGCTCATTACCGACGTCAAGGCCATCCTGGAATTCGCCGAAATCGGCGTCGTGCTGATGCTGTTCATCATCGGGCTTGAGCTCGACCCCAAGCGGCTGTGGGCGCTGCGACGGATGGTGTTCGGTGGTGGGGTCTTGCAGATGCTCGCCTGTGGCGTTGCGATCGCGGTGTTCTGCGCCGCCCTGGGCCTGAACTGGACGGCTGCGTTGCTGGTCGGCCTGACCCTGAGCCTTTCTTCCACGGCAATTGCCATGCAGGCGATGAATGAACGCAACCTGACGGCAACCGCCGTCGGCCGCAGCAGCTTTGCCGTGCTGTTGTTCCAGGACATCGCGGCCATTCCCCTGGTCGCCATGATCCCCCTGCTGTCGGCCCACGGCGAAACACCGTCAGGCACCGCCCTGGCGTTGTCGATCGTCAAGATCGTCGCGGCCATCAGCGTCGTCATCCTGCTGGGACGCTATGTGACGCGGCCATTGCTGCGCTTCGCCGCCCGCTCGGGCCTGCGGGAGATTTTCAGCGCCGTGGCACTGTTCCTGGTGTTCGGCTTCGGTTTTCTCCTGGAAGAAGCCGGCCTGTCGATGGCCATGGGCGCCTTCCTTGCCGGAGTGTTGCTGGCCAGCTCCGAATACCGGCATGCCCTGGAAAGCGACATTGAGCCGTTCAAAGGCCTGCTGCTGGGGCTGTTCTTCATCGGCGTGGGCATGTCGATCGACTTCGGCACCCTGATCAACGCACCGTTGAAGGTCGCCACCCTGACCCTGGGCTTCATCCTGATCAAGCTGCTGGTGATCAAGACCGTGAGCCGGTTTCTCAACGTACCCGCGGGCCAACGCTCATGGCAGGCGGTATTGCTGGGCCAGGGCAGCGAATTCGCCTTCGTGGTGTTCGGTGCCGCGACGCTGGCCGGCATCCTGACCGAGCAATGGGGCAAGAGCCTGACGCTGGCGGTGGCGCTGTCCATGTGCCTGACGCCCTTGCTGATCCTGCTGCTGGGTCGACTGGAGTCCGTCACCAAGAAAAACCGCCAGGAATCCGACCTCGTCGATCAGCAGAATCCACGCATCATCATTGCCGGGTTCGGTCGTTTCGGGCAGATCGCGGGACGTCTGCTGATGTCCTGCGGCGTCGAGGTGGTGGTCCTGGATCACGACCCCGACAACATCGAGACGCTGCGCAAATTCGGCGTGAAAGTGTTCTACGGCGATGCCACGCGCCTTGATCTGCTGCACGCGGCCGGCGCGGCCCAGGCCGTCGTGCTGATCAACGCGATTGACGATCAGCAGGACAATCTGACGCTGACCCGACTGGTCCAGGAGCACTTCCCCACGTTGAAGCTGATCGTGCGGGCGCGGGACATGGGGCACCTGATCACCCTGCGGCAGATGGGGGTAGAGGCGGCCGAACGGGAAACCTTCGAGAGTGCCCTGTCATTGGGCCGACGTGCGCTGATGCAAATGGGCGTCGGACCCTACGAGGCGCGCGAACGGGCGGATCAGTTCCGTCGCCTGAACCTGCAAATGCTGGAGGAAATCGTCGCCCAGCCGGAAGATGACCTGAAGTTCCGGCACGACGCCTACCGCCGCGCCAACGCGCTGCTCACGGACATGTTCAACGAAGATCGCGCCCGTCCCGTCGACCGCTGGCCTGAACATCATCGCAACGAAACGGATGAGGTCCGTAGCTGA